From a single Parambassis ranga chromosome 2, fParRan2.1, whole genome shotgun sequence genomic region:
- the LOC114449698 gene encoding major histocompatibility complex class I-related gene protein-like isoform X2: MCLFFLLFLFCHISSAVKHSMKYYTTASSGLQNVSEFMYVLKVDDVEVIHCDSTNNIYEIKQDWVVKLYNKNPELLGEGRHDCFVRIPLLFKSAIYSLRQTIQSEGAIILQCIPGCELDETTGQSSGFLHCGYNGEDFFRLDLKTHTWITLSPQASIIKQIVDSDKDRILYFKNLISHRFPNLLKMGLEYGRSSLMRTDPPSVSLLQKTPSSAVSCHATGFYPDRALMFWTKDGEEIHEGVEHGEILPNHDGTFQMSVDLNVSSAEDWRRYHCVFQFEGAEDRIITELDGTLIRTNREAEDSTELPEATNLKTETNTAH, translated from the exons AATGAAGTATTACACCACTGCATCCTCTGGACTCCAGAATGTGTCAGAGTTCATGTATGTTCTAAAGGTTGATGATGTGGAGGTGATTCACTGTGACAGCACCAACAATATAtatgaaataaaacaggactGGGTGGTTAAATTATATAACAAGAATCCTGAGCTATTAGGGGAAGGCCGTCATGACTGCTTCGTGAGAATACCTCTTCTCTTCAAATCTGCAATTTATAGTTTGAGACAAACCATCCAAAGTGAAG gTGCTATCATCTTACAGTGTATACCTGGTTGTGAACTGGATGAAACAACAGGACAGTCTTCTGGATTTCTACAttgtggttataatggagaaGACTTCTTTAGATTAGATCTGAAGACCCACACATGGATCACTCTGAGTCCTCAAGCCAGCATCATTAAACAGATAGTGGACAGTGACAAAGACAGAATACTGTATTTCAAGAACCTCATTAGTCATCGTTTCCCAAACTTGCTGAAGATGGGTCTAGAATATGGGAGAAGCTCTCTGATGAGAACAG ATCccccctcagtgtctctcctccagaagactccctcctctgcagtcagctgccacgctacaggtttctaccctgacagagccctgatgttctggaccaaagatggagaggagattcatgaaggtgtggagcacggagagatcctccccaaccatgatggaaccttccagatgagtgttgatctgaatgtttcatcagctgaagactggaggaggtaccactgtgtgtttcagtttgagggtgctgaggacaggatcatcactgagcTGGATGGAACCCTGATCAGAACCAACAGAG AAGCTGAGGACAGCACTGAGCTCCCAGAGGCCACAAACCtgaaaactgaaacaaacacagctcactGA
- the LOC114449698 gene encoding major histocompatibility complex class I-related gene protein-like isoform X1 codes for MNNQMCLFFLLFLFCHISSAVKHSMKYYTTASSGLQNVSEFMYVLKVDDVEVIHCDSTNNIYEIKQDWVVKLYNKNPELLGEGRHDCFVRIPLLFKSAIYSLRQTIQSEGAIILQCIPGCELDETTGQSSGFLHCGYNGEDFFRLDLKTHTWITLSPQASIIKQIVDSDKDRILYFKNLISHRFPNLLKMGLEYGRSSLMRTDPPSVSLLQKTPSSAVSCHATGFYPDRALMFWTKDGEEIHEGVEHGEILPNHDGTFQMSVDLNVSSAEDWRRYHCVFQFEGAEDRIITELDGTLIRTNREAEDSTELPEATNLKTETNTAH; via the exons AATGAAGTATTACACCACTGCATCCTCTGGACTCCAGAATGTGTCAGAGTTCATGTATGTTCTAAAGGTTGATGATGTGGAGGTGATTCACTGTGACAGCACCAACAATATAtatgaaataaaacaggactGGGTGGTTAAATTATATAACAAGAATCCTGAGCTATTAGGGGAAGGCCGTCATGACTGCTTCGTGAGAATACCTCTTCTCTTCAAATCTGCAATTTATAGTTTGAGACAAACCATCCAAAGTGAAG gTGCTATCATCTTACAGTGTATACCTGGTTGTGAACTGGATGAAACAACAGGACAGTCTTCTGGATTTCTACAttgtggttataatggagaaGACTTCTTTAGATTAGATCTGAAGACCCACACATGGATCACTCTGAGTCCTCAAGCCAGCATCATTAAACAGATAGTGGACAGTGACAAAGACAGAATACTGTATTTCAAGAACCTCATTAGTCATCGTTTCCCAAACTTGCTGAAGATGGGTCTAGAATATGGGAGAAGCTCTCTGATGAGAACAG ATCccccctcagtgtctctcctccagaagactccctcctctgcagtcagctgccacgctacaggtttctaccctgacagagccctgatgttctggaccaaagatggagaggagattcatgaaggtgtggagcacggagagatcctccccaaccatgatggaaccttccagatgagtgttgatctgaatgtttcatcagctgaagactggaggaggtaccactgtgtgtttcagtttgagggtgctgaggacaggatcatcactgagcTGGATGGAACCCTGATCAGAACCAACAGAG AAGCTGAGGACAGCACTGAGCTCCCAGAGGCCACAAACCtgaaaactgaaacaaacacagctcactGA